From Arcticibacter tournemirensis, one genomic window encodes:
- a CDS encoding heme-binding domain-containing protein, with the protein MSRKKIILFALLIAFIAIQFVRPARNYSGQASLDNIGRVFTVPKKVDAILKSSCYDCHSNNTRYPWYAEIQPSGWWLAYHIKKGKSELNFDEFGAYSRRRQNSKMKSIENSIKDGTMPLPSYLWIHKNAKLTKEDKSLLLNWVKKTRDSLSLKH; encoded by the coding sequence ATGAGCAGGAAGAAGATCATATTGTTTGCTCTGCTAATTGCTTTTATTGCCATACAATTTGTACGGCCTGCCCGAAATTACAGCGGACAGGCCTCTTTAGACAATATTGGCAGGGTTTTTACGGTGCCTAAAAAAGTAGATGCTATTTTAAAGTCATCTTGTTATGATTGTCATAGTAATAATACTCGTTACCCCTGGTATGCTGAGATACAACCCTCGGGTTGGTGGTTGGCTTATCATATAAAAAAAGGGAAATCGGAACTTAATTTCGATGAATTTGGGGCATATTCAAGACGAAGACAGAATAGCAAAATGAAATCTATTGAAAATAGCATCAAGGATGGAACCATGCCATTGCCTTCTTATCTATGGATCCATAAAAATGCAAAACTTACAAAAGAGGATAAAAGCTTATTACTGAATTGGGTTAAAAAAACAAGAGACAGTCTTTCACTAAAACATTAA
- a CDS encoding multicopper oxidase domain-containing protein, producing the protein MNTYQIYFLTKKLFVLLFIAVVSQSAFAQKNIKSYTATPDDHLIRPGKRVVYDLYITDTIVNFTGKSVKAQAINGQIPGPTIRFTEGDTAVIHVHNKMKDETSMHWHGILLPNKFDGVPYLETAPIMPGQTHDFIFPLRQTGTYWYHSHTKLQEQSGLFGSIVIESQDKGNKIDQYPDKVLMLSDWTNQNPKNVLRLLKRGSDYFPIKKGAVQSYGEAISKGYGSDKLMMEWMRMPAMDISDIKYDKFFINGKENVDQQEYKAGETVRLRIIDGSASTYFWVQFAGGQMTVVAADGLEVQPIKVDKLLLGVAETYDVLITIPKDGKYELRATPHDVSGQVSTFFGTGTLHKAPDIPKLNYFRIMHSMSQMMMGMKGMQMSAVKNSKLKKAGMLKETPNGMEGKMGASAMKMDMGMGMGMGEMKMDGMQGMDMNSDSVKMKHSGHDRTMKMDDSMKKMDMNSDSEKMTGIDMGGMDMMGMKDDGRGIKMTVPGSMMNSLGGEGKILTYDMLRAKASTEIDSKQPLRTFQLYLTGSMLRYVWSINNKTLSEQDVLSIKKGEKVRFVMHNNTMMEHPMHLHGHFFRVINAQGEYSPLKHTVSVEPMKTVTIEFDANEEKDWFFHCHILYHMNAGMARIVRYQNSPITPEVAQYRGNNPILRESNHPFFWASIAIQSQANYGMFNVSNVRYSFNSDWRFSYDGRYEVTPRLERYLDNRFYLSGYIGAEFKNDTKGGAFLINDEQNAFVGLRYLLPLFIQTDVRISQNGKARFEIGRSDIPISNRIRLGGSWNTDKEYRISTTYILGKNLGLSGNYDSDYGWGAGLRIMY; encoded by the coding sequence ATGAATACCTATCAAATTTATTTCCTAACGAAAAAGTTATTTGTCCTGCTCTTTATCGCAGTTGTTAGCCAATCAGCTTTCGCACAGAAAAATATAAAAAGCTATACCGCTACCCCCGATGATCATCTCATTCGCCCTGGGAAAAGAGTGGTTTATGATTTATATATCACAGATACCATAGTGAACTTTACTGGCAAATCAGTGAAAGCTCAGGCGATCAACGGCCAAATCCCTGGTCCAACGATTCGCTTCACAGAAGGTGATACCGCAGTTATTCACGTCCACAATAAAATGAAGGATGAAACCTCTATGCACTGGCATGGCATCTTGCTACCCAATAAATTCGACGGTGTACCTTATTTAGAAACTGCGCCAATAATGCCGGGTCAGACCCATGATTTCATATTTCCTTTACGCCAAACTGGTACCTATTGGTATCATTCGCATACCAAATTGCAAGAACAGTCCGGATTATTTGGTTCTATCGTAATCGAATCTCAAGATAAGGGCAATAAAATAGATCAGTATCCTGATAAAGTCTTAATGCTTTCCGACTGGACCAACCAAAACCCTAAAAATGTGCTGCGCCTTTTAAAGCGTGGCAGTGATTATTTCCCAATCAAAAAAGGAGCAGTACAAAGTTATGGGGAAGCTATATCAAAAGGTTACGGAAGTGATAAATTGATGATGGAATGGATGCGGATGCCCGCAATGGACATCAGCGATATCAAGTATGATAAGTTTTTTATCAACGGAAAAGAAAATGTTGATCAGCAAGAATACAAGGCTGGCGAAACAGTAAGGTTAAGAATTATTGATGGTTCGGCCTCTACCTATTTCTGGGTACAGTTTGCTGGTGGACAGATGACAGTAGTGGCTGCCGATGGATTGGAGGTACAGCCTATAAAAGTTGATAAGCTTTTGCTGGGCGTGGCAGAAACTTATGATGTGCTGATCACTATCCCTAAAGATGGTAAATACGAGCTTAGAGCCACACCGCATGATGTATCCGGACAGGTGTCTACTTTCTTTGGAACTGGCACATTGCATAAAGCTCCAGATATTCCTAAGCTGAATTATTTCAGGATTATGCACAGTATGAGCCAGATGATGATGGGAATGAAAGGGATGCAGATGAGTGCCGTAAAAAACAGCAAACTGAAGAAAGCCGGAATGCTGAAAGAAACGCCTAACGGCATGGAAGGTAAAATGGGTGCGTCTGCGATGAAGATGGATATGGGAATGGGAATGGGAATGGGAGAAATGAAGATGGACGGCATGCAAGGAATGGATATGAATTCAGATTCTGTCAAGATGAAACATTCGGGTCACGATAGAACCATGAAGATGGACGACAGCATGAAAAAAATGGACATGAACTCAGATTCTGAAAAAATGACGGGAATTGATATGGGCGGTATGGATATGATGGGGATGAAAGATGATGGAAGAGGTATTAAAATGACCGTTCCCGGATCAATGATGAACAGCTTGGGCGGAGAAGGTAAAATCCTGACCTATGATATGTTAAGGGCAAAAGCCTCTACAGAAATAGATTCCAAACAGCCATTGAGGACTTTCCAGTTATACTTAACAGGTTCTATGTTAAGGTATGTATGGTCTATCAATAACAAAACCCTTTCAGAACAGGATGTTTTATCTATCAAAAAAGGTGAAAAAGTCAGGTTTGTGATGCACAATAACACCATGATGGAGCATCCAATGCATCTACATGGACACTTTTTTAGGGTTATAAATGCGCAGGGAGAATATTCGCCATTGAAACATACGGTAAGTGTGGAGCCTATGAAAACGGTTACCATAGAGTTTGATGCCAACGAAGAAAAAGACTGGTTTTTCCACTGCCATATTCTTTATCACATGAATGCTGGGATGGCAAGGATAGTAAGATATCAAAATTCACCTATAACACCGGAAGTTGCCCAATATCGTGGTAACAATCCTATTCTGAGGGAATCAAACCATCCTTTCTTTTGGGCAAGTATTGCTATTCAGTCACAGGCTAACTATGGAATGTTCAACGTTTCGAACGTTAGGTATAGTTTTAATTCTGACTGGCGTTTCAGTTATGATGGAAGGTACGAGGTTACGCCAAGGTTAGAACGCTACTTGGATAACCGCTTTTATCTATCAGGTTATATCGGTGCTGAATTTAAAAATGACACTAAAGGTGGCGCTTTTCTAATAAATGACGAACAAAATGCCTTTGTAGGTTTAAGGTATCTATTGCCCCTATTCATTCAAACCGATGTGAGGATCAGTCAAAACGGAAAAGCCAGGTTTGAAATTGGGCGTTCGGACATCCCGATCTCTAACAGAATACGTTTAGGGGGTAGCTGGAATACAGATAAAGAATATCGTATCAGCACAACTTACATACTTGGGAAAAATTTAGGTCTATCCGGAAATTATGATAGTGATTACGGATGGGGCGCAGGGTTAAGAATTATGTATTAA
- a CDS encoding DUF305 domain-containing protein encodes MESQKSENEMMSYRKFALTMGISFMVMYFIMFINIVDIDHFYISLTRIYMALLMVSPMAIIMLLMMGKMYPNKKMNKAIIIGSIAVFGLVLTALRTQTPVGDEQYMKAMIPHHSSAIMTSQNANIKDPEVRKLADEIIEAQKREIAEMKAILARMK; translated from the coding sequence ATGGAAAGTCAAAAATCAGAAAATGAAATGATGAGTTATAGGAAATTTGCACTAACAATGGGTATCTCCTTTATGGTGATGTATTTTATCATGTTCATAAACATTGTGGATATTGATCACTTTTATATAAGCCTTACCCGTATTTACATGGCTTTATTAATGGTAAGTCCAATGGCCATCATCATGCTATTGATGATGGGTAAAATGTATCCAAATAAGAAGATGAATAAAGCCATCATTATAGGAAGTATAGCAGTTTTTGGTTTGGTGCTTACTGCATTAAGAACGCAAACTCCTGTTGGTGATGAGCAATATATGAAAGCAATGATTCCCCACCATTCCTCAGCCATCATGACCAGCCAAAACGCCAATATTAAAGATCCGGAGGTAAGGAAATTGGCAGATGAAATTATTGAAGCTCAAAAGAGGGAGATTGCGGAGATGAAAGCCATATTGGCCAGGATGAAATAA
- a CDS encoding heavy metal translocating P-type ATPase, with product MEHTYKIEGMSCNGCRSKVEEALNSIKGASAKVSLEPPVATINMAKHIALEELQKVLSSAGDYHIKVLDKNDQKNHHQYITGEKLFTKNKAVGKDRNGAFYCPMHCEGDKTYDASGNCPVCGMDLVQAPSLKKEASYTCPMHPQIIRNEPGACPICGMDLAPMEPDLDEEDKTYVNLLKKLKIASAFTIPIFLIAMSEMIPNNPIYKLMDLKYWNWVQLALSIPVVFYATWMFFERAWRSIISWKLNMFTLIGIGAGVAWLFSLVALLFSDVFPDQFKTHSGTVYVYFEAATVILTLVLLGQALEARAHGQTNSAIKELLKLAPNNATKIVGEKELLVSIDDIQKGDLLRVKPGEKVPVDGSIKVGEITIDESMISGEPIPVDKRPGDKVSSGTINGNKTFTMLAEKVGSETLLSQIIEMVNSASRSKATIQKLADKISRYFVPIVVLIAIITYIVWAIYGPEPAYVYAFVNAIAVLIIACPCALGLATPMSVMVGVGKGAKLGVLIKNAESLEKMNTIDVMVIDKTGTVTEGKPSVEKIVSTNPDFTENDVLQRIISLNSSSEHPLAQATLRYGKENNVEIKPISKFEAITGKGVIGMLEGKKLALGNNKLMEQVKAKVSSELNEQVKTEQKQGKTVSYFAVENTAVGFVVISDMIKESSKDAIRKLQKEGLKVMMFTGDNEDTARAVSEALNLDGYKAQMLPENKLDEIKRLQGEGKKVAMAGDGINDAPALSQADIGIAMGTGTDVAIESAAITLVKGDLNGIAKARQLSHKVMRNIKENLFFALGYNVLGIPIAAGVLYPLFGILLSPMIAALAMSFSSVSVILNSLRLRSAKL from the coding sequence ATGGAGCATACTTATAAAATAGAAGGAATGAGCTGTAATGGCTGTCGTTCAAAAGTAGAGGAAGCACTTAATTCAATTAAGGGTGCTTCTGCAAAAGTTTCTTTAGAACCTCCTGTAGCCACCATTAACATGGCGAAGCATATTGCTCTAGAAGAATTGCAAAAGGTTCTTAGTAGTGCTGGAGATTATCATATTAAAGTTTTAGATAAAAACGATCAGAAAAACCACCATCAGTATATTACGGGTGAAAAGCTTTTCACAAAAAATAAAGCCGTTGGAAAAGATAGAAACGGTGCTTTTTACTGCCCGATGCATTGTGAGGGAGATAAAACTTATGATGCATCAGGTAATTGCCCTGTTTGTGGGATGGATTTAGTGCAAGCACCCTCCTTAAAAAAAGAAGCCTCCTATACCTGCCCTATGCATCCACAAATCATCAGGAACGAACCTGGAGCCTGCCCCATTTGCGGGATGGATTTGGCACCCATGGAACCAGATTTGGATGAAGAGGATAAGACTTATGTCAACCTATTAAAAAAATTAAAAATTGCTTCAGCTTTCACTATTCCTATTTTTTTGATTGCTATGTCAGAAATGATTCCAAATAATCCGATTTATAAATTGATGGATTTGAAATACTGGAATTGGGTTCAGCTTGCACTCTCCATACCTGTTGTGTTTTACGCAACTTGGATGTTTTTTGAAAGAGCATGGAGATCCATCATCAGTTGGAAATTGAATATGTTTACACTGATAGGTATAGGGGCTGGCGTGGCATGGCTTTTTAGTTTAGTTGCACTGTTATTTTCTGATGTTTTCCCTGATCAGTTTAAAACCCATTCAGGTACAGTATATGTTTATTTTGAGGCTGCAACTGTAATCCTAACACTCGTCTTATTGGGGCAGGCACTAGAAGCAAGGGCACATGGACAAACAAATAGCGCCATCAAAGAATTATTAAAGCTGGCACCCAATAACGCTACAAAAATCGTGGGAGAAAAGGAATTGCTAGTAAGTATTGATGACATCCAAAAGGGAGACCTGCTACGCGTGAAACCCGGTGAAAAAGTACCTGTTGATGGAAGTATTAAGGTTGGGGAGATAACGATTGATGAATCCATGATCTCAGGTGAACCAATCCCGGTTGATAAGAGACCGGGGGACAAGGTAAGTTCAGGCACCATAAACGGGAACAAGACTTTTACAATGCTTGCAGAAAAAGTGGGCTCGGAAACTTTACTATCCCAGATCATTGAAATGGTCAATTCAGCAAGCCGTTCAAAAGCTACTATTCAAAAGCTGGCTGATAAAATCTCTCGATATTTTGTACCGATAGTGGTGTTGATAGCTATCATTACCTATATCGTCTGGGCAATCTATGGCCCCGAACCTGCCTATGTTTATGCATTTGTAAATGCTATAGCAGTATTAATTATTGCCTGCCCTTGTGCGCTGGGATTGGCAACTCCTATGTCAGTAATGGTTGGTGTAGGGAAAGGCGCAAAGCTGGGAGTGCTAATAAAGAATGCAGAATCATTAGAAAAAATGAACACCATCGATGTGATGGTTATTGATAAGACCGGAACGGTTACCGAAGGCAAACCATCTGTAGAAAAAATCGTTAGCACAAATCCGGATTTTACGGAGAACGACGTTCTGCAACGAATCATATCTCTTAATAGCAGTAGCGAACATCCGTTGGCACAGGCTACACTGCGCTATGGAAAGGAAAACAACGTTGAAATTAAACCTATTTCAAAGTTTGAAGCAATTACCGGCAAAGGGGTTATTGGGATGCTGGAAGGCAAAAAACTGGCTTTAGGAAATAATAAATTGATGGAACAAGTGAAAGCGAAAGTTTCGTCTGAATTAAATGAGCAGGTCAAAACAGAGCAGAAACAAGGTAAAACTGTTTCCTATTTCGCAGTTGAAAACACAGCCGTTGGTTTTGTAGTCATTTCGGATATGATTAAAGAATCGAGTAAAGATGCCATCCGCAAATTACAGAAAGAGGGTTTGAAAGTGATGATGTTTACTGGGGATAATGAAGATACTGCAAGAGCGGTGAGTGAAGCGTTAAACCTCGATGGATATAAAGCCCAAATGTTACCTGAGAATAAATTAGATGAAATCAAGCGTTTACAAGGAGAAGGAAAAAAAGTAGCGATGGCGGGCGATGGAATTAATGATGCCCCGGCATTGTCGCAGGCAGATATTGGTATTGCTATGGGTACCGGAACGGATGTAGCCATCGAAAGCGCCGCAATTACCCTGGTAAAAGGCGACCTGAATGGGATTGCTAAAGCCAGGCAGTTAAGCCACAAAGTAATGCGAAACATAAAAGAAAATCTATTTTTTGCCTTGGGTTATAACGTTTTGGGAATACCTATTGCAGCAGGGGTTTTATATCCGCTTTTCGGCATTTTACTTTCTCCAATGATTGCGGCGCTGGCCATGAGTTTTAGCTCGGTATCCGTTATTCTGAACTCATTACGGCTGAGAAGCGCAAAACTATAA
- a CDS encoding DUF305 domain-containing protein: protein MKNDNQKISHQAMGHEGNPYKKLLVMLVLSFISMYILMYAMVNSLENVYPNINQFYMASLMTMPMIIIELALMGKMYMNKRLNTVIISLSSVALIAFFLLIQYQTAVSDKQFLKGMIPHHAAAILMSEQSKSQDPEINKLQEQIISSQREEIKVMKAKLKELEK from the coding sequence ATGAAAAACGATAATCAAAAAATTTCACACCAAGCAATGGGACATGAGGGCAATCCATATAAAAAGTTGTTGGTCATGTTGGTGCTGTCTTTTATTTCCATGTATATTCTAATGTATGCAATGGTAAACAGCCTGGAAAATGTGTATCCGAATATTAACCAGTTTTATATGGCCTCTTTGATGACCATGCCGATGATCATCATTGAACTGGCTTTAATGGGTAAAATGTACATGAATAAAAGATTGAATACTGTTATTATTTCTCTAAGCTCAGTAGCACTAATAGCATTTTTCTTACTGATCCAGTATCAAACTGCTGTTTCAGATAAGCAATTTTTGAAAGGAATGATCCCGCACCATGCCGCAGCGATTCTAATGAGCGAGCAATCAAAATCACAAGACCCGGAAATAAATAAATTACAGGAGCAAATTATATCAAGCCAGCGGGAAGAAATAAAAGTGATGAAAGCAAAATTAAAAGAATTAGAAAAGTAA
- a CDS encoding ferric reductase-like transmembrane domain-containing protein, with protein MKSKVQSRFKGRLVHHVTLALVTIVLLGSLYYLVQSPDTTFKWSMSTAYVSLLFLGLTLITGPINLLRKRRNPVSTDLRRDIGIWSGIIGLAHVAIGWQVHMGNMLLYFFKEDKTTNEFTLRSDLFGFANYMGLAGALILVLLLALSNDLSLRKLKAPRWKYWQRWNYVLYLLVIIHAITYQVIEKRTLPYPPLLTLLIFPILVLQLLGVTQIRKIKQSEKY; from the coding sequence ATGAAATCAAAAGTTCAATCCCGCTTTAAGGGAAGATTGGTACATCATGTAACTTTAGCGCTGGTCACCATAGTCCTACTGGGAAGCCTTTATTACCTTGTACAATCTCCCGATACTACCTTTAAGTGGAGCATGAGTACAGCCTATGTGTCTCTGTTGTTTTTAGGGTTAACCTTAATTACTGGCCCAATCAATTTACTGCGTAAACGGCGCAATCCGGTTTCTACTGATCTGCGTAGGGATATAGGGATATGGAGTGGAATTATTGGCTTGGCGCATGTTGCCATTGGTTGGCAGGTGCACATGGGCAATATGTTGCTTTACTTTTTTAAGGAAGACAAGACCACTAACGAATTCACTCTCCGTTCAGACCTATTTGGTTTCGCCAATTATATGGGATTAGCTGGCGCACTGATTTTAGTGCTTCTATTGGCGCTTTCAAACGATCTATCCTTGAGAAAACTAAAGGCTCCGCGATGGAAATACTGGCAGAGATGGAACTATGTATTGTATTTGCTGGTGATCATTCATGCGATAACTTACCAGGTTATTGAAAAGCGAACGTTGCCCTATCCGCCACTATTAACTTTGCTTATTTTTCCTATTTTAGTTTTACAATTGTTAGGTGTCACACAAATTAGAAAAATAAAACAGAGTGAAAAATATTAA